From one Streptomyces sp. CA-210063 genomic stretch:
- a CDS encoding FHA domain-containing protein, which translates to MHSIIVVPAHSTGPDDHLRLGPCESLSFGRTPRPYGPHLTIAHEGVSREAGEITAAGAYWKLSNLSRGQTYVIENPEGAGEHVKVPPGRLDAPIPFEFSRVVLPAGSELLSFEVWAPRHDYVDHAGPRQGAPTECAFPLDRGKRYFQVLVALCAPRLRDEPHASLPTADELVESLRPTWPTVSRTSVQWNIDYLAVKLRLKPMPDATPGGGPRLNGKKDRLVSLALRFDLVREADLALLKERAAR; encoded by the coding sequence ATGCACAGCATCATCGTCGTACCCGCGCACAGCACCGGACCGGACGACCATCTGCGTCTCGGGCCCTGCGAGTCCCTGTCCTTCGGCCGTACGCCACGACCGTACGGCCCTCACCTCACCATCGCCCACGAAGGCGTGTCCCGCGAGGCCGGCGAGATCACGGCGGCGGGGGCCTACTGGAAGCTCAGCAACCTCAGTCGTGGGCAGACGTATGTCATCGAGAACCCGGAAGGCGCGGGTGAGCACGTCAAGGTCCCGCCGGGACGGCTCGACGCCCCGATCCCGTTCGAGTTCTCGCGCGTGGTCCTGCCCGCGGGGAGCGAGCTGCTGAGCTTCGAGGTGTGGGCGCCACGCCACGACTACGTCGACCACGCGGGCCCTCGGCAGGGCGCGCCCACCGAGTGCGCCTTCCCGCTCGACCGCGGCAAACGGTACTTCCAGGTCCTGGTCGCCCTGTGCGCGCCGCGCCTGCGCGACGAACCGCACGCCTCGCTGCCCACCGCCGACGAACTGGTGGAGTCGCTGCGGCCGACCTGGCCGACGGTCTCGCGGACTTCGGTGCAGTGGAACATCGACTACCTCGCAGTCAAGCTGCGCCTGAAACCGATGCCCGACGCGACACCGGGCGGCGGCCCGCGCCTCAACGGCAAGAAGGACCGCCTGGTCTCCCTGGCGCTGCGGTTCGACCTCGTCCGGGAGGCCGACCTGGCTCTGCTGAAGGAGAGGGCCGCGCGGTGA